In Rosa rugosa chromosome 4, drRosRugo1.1, whole genome shotgun sequence, the genomic stretch AGTTTTGGAAAACTCTGATCATTAGAAAATGTCTCATGTCAATCTAATAGACCAGACAGAGGATCTTGGGAAATTGAATCCTTGGGTCTACTTTTGAGTAGGTTGAATGATAATTCTTCTCTTCCCATAATCACCTCCAATGCCAGGTGATAATATGGTTAGCTAAAGAACCTCATAGTAGAATAAGTATTTGGTATTTGATTCGAAGAAAAAGATCAAAGTTTTTATGTCACTCCATATGTGTGTGTTATGTGCAACAGGAGGCCctgatttgaatttattttaatCTAGGGCAAAAGTTGTCCATGAAGTAAAGTTATCAGGCTGTGCTGGCTTTATACTTTTGATTATTCTCTCTTCAGTGCTTTTGGTGCAGGCACCGAAAGTTTTTTTATTGTGTAGTATGAAGGTGTCATGTAGAGCAATTTCTTGCTTTCTTAGCCTTAACAACTCCATTGAGCAACACAGGCTGTAATGTCTAATGTTGTTTTTTCCTGGAGTTTAGTGTGACACTTTGCTGGTGATAAGTTGATTAGACTAGTTGCACTAGTGCTGTGCGTAACACTTATTAGCATACCCTTAActatcagacaaaaaaaaaaaaaccttaaaaaTGAGTCGTCTATTAATTCAATGTTCTTTTGGAGCTTCCTTTCAAATTTTTAGTCTATTAGGTTATCCTGGTCTAGTCTCATCATCCTGAATTCTCAGGCTAACAGAGATGCTAAGCACACATGTGAAGCACTCTATGCTTATAGAAAATCTCTTCTTTGTGAGGAACAGCATGTTTCCTTGATGAAGGTTTTCCATTGTCAGTGTCAGTGGAATAGTTTATACTTACTCTAGAATCAGGTCATTTCTTAACCCGTTATCCATATAGTTTCTCACGTTAGAAACTTCTAAACATGGGCTGCAAGTTCATCTTATTTAAGAATTAGTAATCCTTCAATTTCTAGCACTTTAGTAAATTGCCGTCGACATCTTTTTCCTCACCTTTTATCTTGGCTTGGGTTTTGGGGCATTTGGGCTGAGTGTCAACAGATTTATCACTTGATCCCTGTTCTTTATTTGCTTCACATATGTTAGTGGCTTAGTGCAATCTAGTAGGTGATAATAACTCCAccgtatgcaaccactattagcTGTTAATCTTTTCTCTTGACATGTATTGAAATCTATCCAAGTGAGATGGTGCTTTTTGTGGACCCGCTGAGATGGTTTTTAATATTCAACATCTTTCCCTATCTCAGGACTTCCAGCGGATACATCCATTGAGAGGTTTGTGACTATTGGTGCATACAGTCTGTTGCGGTCCTGCACAGTTGAGCCAGAATGCATTATTGGGCAGCATTCCATTCTTATGGAAGGTTCCTTGCTGGAGACCCATTCTATCCTTGAAGCCGGGTCTGTGGTTCCCCCAGGGAGGAGAATTCCGACTGGTGAACTTTGGGCTGGAAATCCAGCAAGATTTGTCCGAACTCTGACCCATGAAGAGACCTTGGAGATCCCCAAACTTGCCGTTGCCATAAATGATCTGAGTAAAGAATATTTCCAGGAATACCTCCCTTACTCCACGGTATATTTGGAGGTTGAAAAGTTCAAGAAATCTTTGGGGATTTCTATTTGATAAGTTTCATTGCATCTTTCCATGTATTTGACATTGTTTAGTTGGAGGCTTTCCTTGTAAGGAAATAAGCAGTTCCGAGACATACAGCTAATATCATTTTGAGTGTCTATCTTGTACTTCGATTGAATtgttttgaaatttcaatcgACAATGGGATGTGTTATAGTAGTTGCTCGGCGACCCTGTATCAGAAAATTCTGATAATTTGTTTTATCCATTTGTTAAAGCTCACTGTTGCTAGCATGATTTCATATCATAGTAATCATACATAGATACCCATATGGCATCTAAAGAGTATATTCAAGCTTGCATGAACTGGGATTATAGATTCTGAGGTTTGGTGAAAACTATTCTTTACTCCCATTTCCTCTAACTTTCCTTTCTGGTTGGTATGGTAGGCCAAGAGCACCAACCAAAGCTTAAGCTACCTTTATGGAAATCAGTTGAGCTCTTATATTTAAATAAAGGTTTGACTCACTAAACATTGAGCACCAACTATTGATTACTATTAGGCTATCCAAAGCAATTATCTAAATTCCTCCATGCCGTTACAAACCATTCCTCAGATCCCACAATAGATGGATAGTGTTTGATCCCATACTTACTGAACCTTGCTACTGAAACCCTTTCTCATCTCTTGAATCATTTTGTAACCAAGTGTGGAAGGTTGCAGCCAAGTTTTTCTCTTTCCGGTCATATCCCACTATAACTTATTTTAAGCTTTTGGTTTTGCCAGTGCTGCTGCTGAAACAGGAAAACCAGTACCAAAATGATATGGTTGTGTTTCATTTGTTTATAAGTGCAATCTCATTCCTTTTGAACGACTAAGATACCAAATGAGTCattctaatgaggaccactatAATGAAGATTAGCTgaagactttctaatcaacggtttggaatacccacttttcgattacattacggtaaatcaaccgttagatgtttatgtatgcatgagtagatcacttctgaaaattttctgcCAAATTGCTAATTATTAAGCTACTGAATTAGATCAAATTAATGgacaaaccaaatctgtcaaacatgtACCGTTtatgttcataactgataaatcacaattatgaatgccttaacgattttcaatttggttgaaaaatttcataaatgatctacacataaatattTAAACATCTAACGATTGATTTgcggaaatgtgatcgaaaagtaagTCTCACAAAAAAGTtatcaactagtcctcattatagtggtcctcattagaagggctcCCAAGATACCAATATATTTCTTAACGAATAAGGTAACCATGCACTCTATGTAATTTCTAAGATTTGGGATAAAAGTTTGTCTAATGATCGAAGGGTTAAGGAATCTATGAACAATACTGCCTTCTACTCTACTCATAACCCCTCACTTAGGTGAAAGCAGGATTAGGTTTCACATTCAGAGAAAAGCAATGCCAAAAGCAAATACGGTGgtttctctctcaatttggtTGTGGGATTGGTGAATTGAAG encodes the following:
- the LOC133746206 gene encoding gamma carbonic anhydrase-like 2, mitochondrial, whose amino-acid sequence is MAALARISRQALSSVVPSSKATLLHRALATEAAKAITPSSDRVKWDYRGQRKIIPLGQWLPKIAVDAFVAPNVVLAGQVTVNDGASVWPGSVLRGDLNKITVGFCSNVQERCVLHAAWSSPTGLPADTSIERFVTIGAYSLLRSCTVEPECIIGQHSILMEGSLLETHSILEAGSVVPPGRRIPTGELWAGNPARFVRTLTHEETLEIPKLAVAINDLSKEYFQEYLPYSTVYLEVEKFKKSLGISI